The Arvicola amphibius chromosome 11, mArvAmp1.2, whole genome shotgun sequence genome has a segment encoding these proteins:
- the Snx16 gene encoding sorting nexin-16 has translation MATPYVPVPMPIGNSASGFTASRNQRSSSFGSGSTGSNSSRGHLEDPNMGNFKQTNVQDRMDSTSSVCGSPLIRTKFTGVDSSIEYSARPRDTEEQHADSVNWEERPSTPTILGYEVMEERAKFTVYKILVKKTPEESWVVFRRYTDFSRLNDKLKEMFPGFRLALPPKRWFKDNYNADFLEDRQLGLQAFLQNLVAHKDIANCLAVREFLCLDDPPGPFDSLEESRAFCETLEETNYHLQRELLEKQKEVESLKKLLGEKQLHIDSLESRMRTLCLEPEASLYVSGADGGQILRVESSILQVNRDVLDEDSRANNKPHFNPREARSAITDIEVAQLAYSVEED, from the exons ATGGCAACCCCTTATGTCCCAGTTCCCATGCCAATAGGAAACTCAGCTTCTGGTTTTACAGCCAGCAGAAATCAAAGGAGTTCTTCTTTCGGTAGTGGCTCCACAGGCTCAAACTCTTCCAGAGGCCACTTAGAAGACCCAAATATGGGTAATTTTAAGCAGACGAATGTTCAGGATCGGATGGATAGTACATCATCAGTCTGTGGCAGTCCTCTCATCAGGACCAAATTTACAGGCGTAGATTCATCCATTGAATACTCGGCTAGACCCAGAGACACTGAAGAGCAGCATGCTGACTCGGTGAACTGGGAAGAGAGACCTTCTACACCGACCATTCTGGGTTATGAAGTTATGGAAGAGCGAGCGAAGTTTACT GTATATAAAATACTCGTAAAGAAAACCCCAGAAGAAAGCTGGGTGGTTTTCAGAAGATACACTGACTTCTCTAGGCTTAATGACAAA ttgaaagagatgtttccaggctttCGATTAGCACTTCCTCCAAAACGCTGGTTTAAAGATAATTACAATGCGGACTTTTTAGAAGACAGACAATTAGGATTGCAAGCATTTCTTCAAAACTTAGTAGCTCACAAGGACATTGCTAACTG CCTTGCAGTGAGAGAATTTCTTTGTCTGGATGATCCACCAGGTCCATTTGATAGCCTAGAAGAAAGCAGG GCATTCTGTGAGACTTTAGAAGAGACTAACTACCATTTACAGAGAGAACTActggaaaagcagaaggaggtgGAATCCCTGAAGAAACTGCTCGGGGAGAAGCAACTTCACATAGACTCGTTAGAGAGCAGAATGAG AACGTTGTGCTTAGAACCTGAAGCATCACTGTATGTGTCAGGAGCAGACGGCGGACAGATCCTGCGGGTGGAGTCCTCCATACTTCAAGTCAATCGCGATGTCTTGGATGAAGACTCTAG AGCTAATAATAAGCCACACTTCAACCCTCGAGAAGCCAGAAGTGCGATCACAGACATAGAGGTCGCACAGTTGGCGTACAGTGTTGAAGAGGACTAA